The Maniola hyperantus chromosome 6, iAphHyp1.2, whole genome shotgun sequence sequence AGAATGGCAGTGTGACCCATGAGTAACAAGATATCGCTAGAAAAACCTTATTAACAACAGGAATCTCTTTAGAATGTACAACCAAAAGAATACCTTGAAGCCACCGCTTTCTTTGCTGCATAAAATCCCACAGTGTAAATGGGGATTTTTCCCACATTTCTCCTTCAATAAAATTGAATGTGTAACCTTGCACATAAGCTTTCATTGCAAAGTAACAGTCTTCTGCAACTGAGCCGTCCAGACCATTGTCAAATGATACTTTCTTTTCTGCAGACACCTAcaaagatatttttaaattaacttcaaaatcaatacatatattattacaGAAAGATAACTAATGACTGACTCATCAAATCTCTCAACCCAGCCCAAATCCTTGGACCTACAATGCTGAAAATTTTAAGATAGACAAGAAATAAGGCTGAATTTTTCGAAATATCTACAGGATAGCGAATAAAAAACGCAACAACAAATATTTTGATCATAAAATTTCTgaaaaatcattaaattaaatttttaaaatatatgtacTCATTATGTTAATGTGTGGGTACTTTTGCCGAAGTAATTGGCCTAAAAATACAACAGTGATGGTATTTACTTTAATCTTTACTTCTACTATCtctattactttattttaatcatcgtaataaaataaatatattataatcaaaacTTACTTGAGTAACCACATAGGACCCTTTCCAACTAAACAGTGGCTTGTGAAATATGTAAAATTGAAATCTGAGCTTCCCCATATCATCAGCTACACGGAAACTATCAGCCAAGGTTGTAAGCCAATTGACAATATGATCATTGGCATAAGTGATGAGACCTTGCCCAAATTGATGTTGGCCATCTAGTACAAAGTTTATTATACCACGAACTGAGTTCTCTGTCAACAATGTTTCTTCATCCAAGTGTACAATCCAATCTGTATCTGCCAGTATATTAACTGTATCTTCCAAGCAGTATTGTAGTGCTCTTGACTTGAACAGTGCACCAGTTTTAGTTTTGTACTCAGCTGGCACAACTACCTCTCTCACTCTTCTATGCTTAGGCAGGTTTATAGCCTTATCTGTCACGACCTCTATCATAAAGTTCTCCATGCCAACTTCCAAACATGTATTCATATTTTTGGTTACATTGTCCTTTACTAACTTGGGAAAATCACCTCTAGTTACAACTCTTACACAAATAAATGGTGAAAGAAGCGGAGatccttttaatttaatttttcctgGGAATGCATTAAATAATGTTAGTCCACCAAAATTACAGAGGACTTGAGGTATAGTAAGTAATGTTAAGAGCCTTAATGTGTATAATGTTAGTGTTCCATAGATGCCATAGGTTTCCCAAGGATCTATATATGGTTTTTCTTTGTCATCCAGATTGATGGCGCCCGCaaataccaaaaataaaaatataaatgatatAAAAAAGGTACAGTGAAATAGGTGTTGCACTTTTCCTCTAAgcattctgaaaaaaaaatatctttgatCAAAGAAGATGAAGATAACACTTTATTTAACACATAATGCTACTTATAaccaatttttagaaaattaaaaattatttagaaaaccaCTACTTTAACTAAATTTGTTAAATTATAACATACATGTTTACATACACTCAAAAaacaagtttttaaaatacaatagacATCAATcaattatgttttattaaagtttcaaaTCTTTATCAAAATGTGTATTGAATTACCTTTTGGGTTTTAAACAATCTTCAAAAGAAACGAAATATCAGTCAACTTGAACGTTTCACTAAAAACACTGAATACTGAATAGTACCATAGAATTAGAAATATTTTACGAACCAAGATCAACACAAATATTTGATTAGAAAATTA is a genomic window containing:
- the egh gene encoding beta-1,4-mannosyltransferase egh; this encodes MLRGKVQHLFHCTFFISFIFLFLVFAGAINLDDKEKPYIDPWETYGIYGTLTLYTLRLLTLLTIPQVLCNFGGLTLFNAFPGKIKLKGSPLLSPFICVRVVTRGDFPKLVKDNVTKNMNTCLEVGMENFMIEVVTDKAINLPKHRRVREVVVPAEYKTKTGALFKSRALQYCLEDTVNILADTDWIVHLDEETLLTENSVRGIINFVLDGQHQFGQGLITYANDHIVNWLTTLADSFRVADDMGKLRFQFYIFHKPLFSWKGSYVVTQVSAEKKVSFDNGLDGSVAEDCYFAMKAYVQGYTFNFIEGEMWEKSPFTLWDFMQQRKRWLQGILLVVHSKEIPVVNKVFLAISCYSWVTLPFSTSNILLAAFCPIPCPHFLDLTCGFIGAVNIYMYIFGVIKSFPIHRFGPLKFFMFVGGALATIPFNIVIENIAVVWGVLGKKHKFYIVNKEVKIPTTV